CCTAACTCTGCGACGGCTGCCTTAGTGAATTTATGATTATGCTTAGAGCATGGAAACTACATTATTTTCTTTTCAGGCAGCCGTTTCCAGCCTATGGAGGAGATATTAACCGAAAGTTGTTCATTCTATCTGTACCGGTATTGATGTCCACAAAAACTATTGCTTGGCTTCAAGAGAACGACTGCCACGTTGTCGTTATGGAAAGCACCGGTAAGTACTGGATTCCTGTATTTAACCTGATGGAAGATTCTTTTTTTCTTACGTTGGCTAATCCCTCGTTTACTAAAACATTTCCAGGTAATAAAACCGACCGAAGGGATGCCAAGTGGCTGGCTGAACTTCATAGGCTCGGTCTGGTTCAACCAAGTTTCATCCCCCCAAAACATATCCGTGAGTTAAGAGAGCTAAGCCGTTATCGCCATAAGCTTATTCGCGACCGCTCTGCCGAGAAAAGCAGGATTCATAATATCCTTACTGTCTGTAATCTGATGTTGTCTTCCGTTGCTACTGATATTTTCGGCAAGTCAGGCATGAATATTATGCATGCTCTTCTTCGCTCTAAGTCCTTTGATGAGGATCTTCTCTCCAATCTTGTTATGGGCAAGCTCAGAGAGAAAATTCCTCAGCCTATTTGTGCCCTTAAAGGACATTTGACTTCAACGCAAGCGGCTAAGCTTTCCGTTGCTTTGGATAATCTTAAGAATTTCGACGATAAGATTGCCCAAATTGAGCGCTTGATCGAAGATAAGTCACATGATTTACAGCCTGCTATTCATTACTTTGCTCTCGTTTTGCTATTAGGAAAACTTCTGCGATTGCTATCCTTTCGGAGGTTGGAACCGATATGTCTGTTTTCCCTTCCGCTAATCATCTTTGTTTCTGGGCAGGCTTATGCCCTTAGAATAATGAAACAGGAGGCAAACGGCGTTCTGCTAAAACAAAAAAGGGAAATATGTATCTCAAAGCCGTTTTGACCCAATGTGTAAATAGCTTTTCAAGAAGCAAACGTTCTTCTCGTTTTGTCAGTAGGTATCCACTCTATTAAGCTGCGGAGGGGACATAATAAGGCGGTTATTGCTGTTTGCCGTTCAATGCTGGTTGCTATTTATTACATGCTCTCCAGAGATGAGTCTTTCAAGGAAGTATCCGAGTCTAAGGCTACCGAGAAGAAAAGCAGGCAAAATTCTATTCTGATCGTTCCTGATGATTTATTGATCCAAGAATTGATTAAACGTGGCTATAAGTTAGAGCCGGTAACTTAGCCGTTTTCCTATATTTGAAGGTGTTACTATGTTTATTTTTAGCATAGTTATTTTGTTATTGCCTTTTTTAGTTTTGATCATTATTTGGTACTATTTTTTCTTTTTTAAACTACGTCCCGAGTGTTTGCGACGCGCCCCAACCGCTTACATATTGGCTAAGTGTCGAAAATACTCTGTTGTAGTGCCTCACCCCAAATTAAGCATAAATAGCTATAGGAACTACCAACAAAACAGGTCCAGGAATTTGAGTAGTAAATTCACTTGGCGTTGATAATGTAGATGATAAAGTATTAAAAGCCTCAATAAATTGCATTAAATTATCCTCGGGTAAATAAGCAAGAGGCGTACCCCTCAATAAACTAACCGATTCGCCTATATCCTCAGGAATATATCTGACCACTTTACCAATGACCACAAATTGACCATCTATAATATCCGCTGGGCTTTGGTTTGAAAAATATTCAAGTTGAACTGGAATGACTGCCTTTATTTCAGGTTTTATAACTAAGTCCGAAACTAAATCTAAAGAGCCTGTTTGGGTAAGCATAGAGTAGAACTTTTTCATTTGAGTAAGAACTTCTTGTTCTGCTTTAGGTTTTTGTTTTCCCGGGGCAACTGTAAATAAAAGCGCAGCCTCCATCATTTGTATTAGCCCTTCCATGTTAGCAACCATAGGATTCTTTCTTAATATTCCCGAAAACTCAATAAAAGCACCCGGTAATAATGCTTCCATAGAAAATGCATTATCTAAAGAAACAAGTAATTTGCGTTCTATAAGGTTATCCCGCAATCTAGAGAAAAGTGAAGCTGGAGTAAATACCCTATCTTCTTGTACGTGTTTCTGCATAGATTGCGTATCTTTTTGATTGAGACCAGCTTTTAGACCAAGATTGAGAAA
This genomic stretch from Dehalobacter restrictus DSM 9455 harbors:
- a CDS encoding IS110 family transposase, whose protein sequence is MSTKTIAWLQENDCHVVVMESTGKYWIPVFNLMEDSFFLTLANPSFTKTFPGNKTDRRDAKWLAELHRLGLVQPSFIPPKHIRELRELSRYRHKLIRDRSAEKSRIHNILTVCNLMLSSVATDIFGKSGMNIMHALLRSKSFDEDLLSNLVMGKLREKIPQPICALKGHLTSTQAAKLSVALDNLKNFDDKIAQIERLIEDKSHDLQPAIHYFALVLLLGKLLRLLSFRRLEPICLFSLPLIIFVSGQAYALRIMKQEANGVLLKQKREICISKPF
- a CDS encoding DUF6414 family protein, with the protein product MEGRRLAIPIYLNQRIVFDLLAIVEGGFSQLQTIKKAESDEKGSNSEISGEVGTKNVFAFLNLGLKAGLNQKDTQSMQKHVQEDRVFTPASLFSRLRDNLIERKLLVSLDNAFSMEALLPGAFIEFSGILRKNPMVANMEGLIQMMEAALLFTVAPGKQKPKAEQEVLTQMKKFYSMLTQTGSLDLVSDLVIKPEIKAVIPVQLEYFSNQSPADIIDGQFVVIGKVVRYIPEDIGESVSLLRGTPLAYLPEDNLMQFIEAFNTLSSTLSTPSEFTTQIPGPVLLVVPIAIYA